The Pseudoalteromonas sp. N1230-9 genome segment TTCTTGATGTTGTAATGTATGTTGAATAGCCGCTTTATACAAAGCACGGTCTGCTTGTGCACGTGTAGCACGTACAGCAGGGCCTTTAGATGAGTTTAAAGTACGAAATTGAATACCGCCTTTATCGATAGCCTGAGCCATAGCACCACCAAGTGCATCGATCTCTTTAACTAAATGGCCTTTACCAATGCCGCCTATTGCCGGGTTACAAGACATTTGACCAAGGGTATCCATATTATGAGTTAGCAATAGGGTATTCATGCCCATGCGAGCAGATGCTAATGCAGCTTCAGTACCTGCATGTCCACCACCTACAACAATAACATCAAAACGTTCGTGAAAAATCATTTATGGGATCCTACTTAATCGACCAGCAAAACTTTGTAAAGGGAGCGTATTCTACCTAGAAATTTAGAGAAGATAAATGATTAAACAGTGCTCAAGATCTAAGTGGGTGATCTCTAATAATATAAAGGATCTTTTAAAGAGATCTTTTGTTGTTTTTACTATTAGTACTCAGCAGATCTGTTGATAATGTCTGCTTTGCTTTTTAAAACATGATCTTAAAGCAGATCTAAAGGTGTTAATATGATCGGATCTTCCCGCGTACAAGCTTTGATCAAAAGGGCTATTTATTCACAGGGCAATATCGATTGGATCTTATCCAAGGGATAAACTAGCTTAAAATCGCAGTTAGATCAGTGTTTATCCACAATCCGATCTAAATTATCAGTAAATTGTGGGTAACTTTTATAACAACGATCAACACCGATCGGCTTAACTGAGTCCTACTGATTCGATCCAGCTTGGTAACCAGGCTAATGCCGTGTCTTCTGGCAATGCTTCATCAAGAATATTGAGCTCTAAGCGTTCTGCTACGCGGCTTGCGCCTTTATTCGCGAATAACTCATCAAGATTACGGCCAGCATAGTTATAGGTGTCGTAACTGGTGTCACCTAGACCGATCACACTGTAGTTTAATCCTTTAAGATCAGCTTGTTGGTTAATGGATTCTACGAATGGCAGTAGGTTCTCAGGATAGTCTCCCGCACCATATGTCGATGTACACATCAACCAAATAGTATCTTGCTGATCAATATCATCAAACACAGGCTGTTCATGAAGCTGCACTTGGATCCCTTGTTGTTCAAGGGCTTCTGCTAGTTGCTCTGCTACGTATTCAGCAGATCCCATTTGGCTGCCAACAATGATATTTACTGATTGCATGTGTTTGATCATGTAATTAAATAAGTGGCCACATGATAACGAAGTTAGGGTGTGAGTAAAGCGTTGAATTACGATCTGAATAAGTTTTTAAGCTCAAAATACAGGCTTTAATTTAATAATAATTTTAAAGTACTGTTTTTAATGGTTTTTTAAATATCATAATAAATTAAACCCTTTGATCAAGCTGTTAATAAATTTGGGGAAAGTTCTGATCAAGCTAAATATTGGAAAGTGTATAACTTTGCTAAGTTGTTGATCTTTAATTGTGTGTAAGCGCTTTTATTTTTAGATCAAGGTAAAGTTCGGGTTATGATCGTTTTGTGGATAGATCGCTTGTTGATAACGATCGGTTTGCAATATGCGATCAATAAAACAGATCGAAAAAATGCTAAATAAGTGCCTATAAAGGCTATTTTAAAGAAAATTAACGGTGAAAAATGGCTGTTGATGACAAATAAATTTAAATTTCTGCGTTTTTTTTATGATCAAATCAGCCTTTAGATCTAAAAAACTCCCAAATGTGGATAACATTTTTAGCTAAATTCGATCTTAAAAGCTGTTTTGATCTGATTTTTTAGTTCGCTAAGTTAGTTTTCGATCTGAGTTAAACTGGTTTTTATCGTATTCCCAACTAGATCATAGAGAGAATTACCCAATGAAAAACGTTTTGCGCCACCAGCAAAAGCGGCTTTTGCTGAGTTAAAATTATTCATTGCCATCACATTTAGTGGAATATCTATTGTGTTAGCTAAGCTGGTTATTTGCTCTATGTTAGTGAGACCGGGTACAAACAGACCATCTGCTCCTGCATCTTGATACGCTTTTGCGCGCTCTAATGTTGCTTGAAAAGGGGATTCACTTAGAAAGTAGGTATCGGTTCTGGCGTTTATAAATAAACGACCGAAGCCATTTTCGTTAAGTACTTTCTTTATCTCACTAATAATAGTGCATTGCTGTTCGATAGATCTCAGTGCGTTAGTGTCTTTGTCTGAGTCCTCTATGTTGATGCCTACAACTCCTAATCTTGCTAACGCTAAAACGTTTTGGCTAATTTGCAGCGGATTATTACTGTAGCCTGACTCTATATCGACAGAGAGCGGAATATGAAGGTGTTTGGTCAAGCTTTTAACCAGCGCTAACTGAGTTTGAAAAGAGATGTTCTCACCATCAGCTAAACCCAAACTGGCAGCAATCCCCCAGCTGGTTGTTGCTACAGCTTTAGCTCCCGCAGCTTGGATGAATTGTGCTGAACTAAGATCCCACGCATTAGCGAGTACAAAGCCTCTTTGCTGGTGGTGTAATTGATGAAAGAGTTGATATTTGTCCATGATGTCCTCCGTTTAAAAACATCGCTAGACTAATTGATATGAAATTAATTACTGGCTGATTTCGGCCCTGAACCGATAATTGATTGCTGGATTAAAAATAAAAAAGAGCCTTGCGACTCTTTTTTATCAATATTGATAACCGGAATTTATTTACCGATACAGAACGAACTAAAGATTTTCCCTAGTAGGTCATCAGAGGTAAATTCACCGGTTATCTCATTTAAGAACTGTTGAGTTAGGCGTAATTCTTCAGCGAGGATCTCACCAGCTATATGCATCTCTAATTGCTCTTTACCTGTGTTTAAATGATAGGCTGCGTGATCAAGTGCATCTAGGTGACGACGGCGTGCCATGAATCCACCTTCTGTGGCACCTTGGAAACCAATACATGCCTTTAAGTGAGTACGAACTAACTCTATACCTTCTGCATTTTTAGCACTTAAGCGGATCACCGGATATTGTTCATGTTCATCCATACCTACATTTTCACCGGAAATATCGGCTTTATTTCGGATCACAGTCACACCCATACCCTCTGGTAACTTGGCCATAAACTCCGGCCAGATATCATGAGGGTCGGTGGCTGATGTATCTGTGCCGTCTAACATAAATAGTACGCGATCGGCTTGATTGATCTCTTCCCATGCGCGTTCAATACCAATTTGCTCTACTTTATCTGGGCTTTCACGTAGGCCAGCGGTATCAATAATATGTAGTGGCATACCATCAATGTGGATATGTTCGCGTAATACGTCACGTGTTGTACCGGCTATTTCGGTAACGATAGCAGCATCACGGCCAGCTAACGCATTAAGTAGGCTTGATTTACCAGCGTTAGGGCGACCAGCAATAACAACACGCATACCTTCACGCATGATGCTACCTTGTTTAGCTTGCTGAGTTACATTCTCTAATTGATCAATAATGGCATTGAGATCTGCGGATACTTTACCGTCTGATAAAAAGTCGATTTCTTCATCTGGAAAATCAATTGCGGCTTCAACATACATACGTAGGTGAATGACTTTCTCCACCAGCGTTTCAATATGTTTAGAGAATTCACCTTGCAGTGATTGGAGGGCGCTTTTTGCTGCCTGTTCACTGGTTGCATTGATAAGGTCAGCAATTGCTTCTGCTTGAGTTAAATCTAGCTTGTCATTCATAAATGCGCGCTCAGAGAACTCACCTGGTTTTGCTAAACGTACACCGTCAATTTGGCTAATCTCTTTTAATAGCATATCTAAAACGACAGGGCCGCCGTGACCTTGTAGTTCTAGTACGTCTTCGCCGGTAAATGAATTTGGCCCTTGGAAGTAGATAGCAATACCTTGGTCAAGCTGTTCACCACTCAAGCTTTTAAAGGGCACATAGTCTGCGTAACGTATTTTAGGGCAACGGCCAATAATGTGCTCTGCCACTGTTTTTGCTAAGCTGCCAGAGACGCGAATAATACCAACCCCACCACGTCCTGGTGCGGTCGCTTGTGCTGCAATTGTGTCTTGATTAATCATGCGATGAAATAATGCCAATAAAAGAATGAATGCTGGCTCTATTGTAACCTATGGCTTAATTTCATGCGAATAGCTCTTTATTTAGTGAAGTGTTTATTATCTGATGTAAGTATTACTTTATTTAGTTTTAATTAATAATAAACGGCCATTGCAAATGATAATTATATTCATTACCATGTTTCGCATTCTAAATCTTATCGTTTTTTATTATGCGTCTTTCTGCTGTTTTTATTGCACTTGCTGCTGGTTTTTCGGGCGTTGCCCATGCTCAAAATGAAGTGACTACTTCTGATCAAAATGATTCTAAAGAACTCGAAAAAATAGAAGTTGTTGGCCGTGCGTTCTCTTTATATCGCCCAACTGAATCAAGCTTTGCTACTCGTACCAATACACCTTTGGAGAAAATTCCTCAGTCAATTCAAATTTTACCGCAGGAGCTGATCAGTGATCAGGCTGCTCGCCAAATTACCGATCTTTATAGCAATATTGCTGGTGTTAATGCTTTTAGTTATTCGGGCGTGACATTCCGTGGCTTTCGCCAAGATGAGATTTTATACGATGGTGTGAAGGGCGATCCTTTCAATGGCTTTGCTGTACCGCAATTATTTAATATTGAACAAGTTGCGGTTTTAAAAGGGCCTGCTGGTGCTATATACGGCAGTGGTAATCCAGGCGGTATTATTAACTATGTAACTAAGAAGCCTAAATTCACCAGTGAGCACAGTATTGAAGTGGAAGTGGGGAATGATGACTTCTTCAGTGGAGCATTAGAAAGCACGGGGACTTTAAGTGAGTCACTTGATAACCATGCTTATCGTGTTGGTCTTTACCGTGATACTGAAAAACCATTTCGTGCTAATACTAGCAGCGATAATACCATTGTTGATCTTGGTTATACGTGGCTTATAAATAGTGCAACCGAATTGACCACTCAGTATACCTATATAGAGCAAGAGTTGGGTGGGGCACGTTTACGTGGTGTTCCTGCTGATGATAATGGCAATTTTCTAACTGATATTAGCTGGAACCATAACGAGGCGACAGACTTTCAAAATGTTGAAGCCCATGTTTATCAGGCTACTTTAAAACATGAGTTTAATGATGTTTGGCGCACAGATGTTACAGCACGTTATTTTGATAACAAAGAAGTGCAAAACTACCATGAACCAAGAGGCCTCGTAGATACAGATGACGACGGTATTGTTGATTGGAGCCACCGTGAGTTTCGTGATCAAGTACGTGAGAACGAAGGTTTTAGCTTAACAGCTAATGCGATTGCAGAATTTATAGTTGCAGACATGCAGCATCAAGTGTTGTTTGGTAGTGATTGGTATGAACATGATTTTGAAAGCGTTTACCGTACAGCTACGCAACAAAGTAAAGGTGGCCCAGTACCAGGACTTGATCTTAACAACCCTGAGTATGGTTTAACCTCTGCTGATGATTATAACCTTGATAGTATTACACCAAGGCTTGGCAAAACGAATAGCACCCGCTTTGGTGCCTACTTGCAAGATCAGCTAGATATCACCGCTAATTGGAGTGTGACAGCTGGCTTAAGGTATGACCGTTTTGAAGATAAAGACTTGTTAAATCAAACCGAGTTTTCTGATAGCGACTTAACTTACCGTATTGGTACTAGCTATAACATTAACAACATGTTCTTCCCTTATGCGCTACATGGCACTGGCTTTGTGCCGCAAAGTGCGAGTAATCAGGAAACAGCTAAAGGCGGCCCATTCTCGCCAGAGACTAGCCGTATTAACGAGTTAGGTTTAAGAACCAAGCTATTAGCAGATACGCTTGCTGTTAATATGGCTGTGTACGATATTGTCCGCGAAAACATCCTACAGCCTAGCTTATTAGGTGATGTTGCAGGTGACGGCGTTGATGACTTAGTTGCCGTTGGTGAAGTACAAAGTAAGGGTTTTGAACTTGAGGTGGTTGGTGACATCACTGAGCGCTGGGTAGTTACTGCAAGCTACGCTTATAATGATACCCGTATTACTAAAGCCAACGACAGCATTCGTAACCAAATTCCTGATAGCGATAAATTTGCTAACGCGCCGCAAAATACCCTAGGTATATGGACACGCTATGAGCTACCTCGCTTATCATCATCTATTTCTGCTGGCCTAGATTATGTTGATGAACAGCTTAGTTTAGGTGGCCAACACGTTAAACCTTACACTGTTTACAACATGGCGTGGCAAACAAGGGTTGATAACTG includes the following:
- a CDS encoding isocitrate lyase/PEP mutase family protein, which encodes MDKYQLFHQLHHQQRGFVLANAWDLSSAQFIQAAGAKAVATTSWGIAASLGLADGENISFQTQLALVKSLTKHLHIPLSVDIESGYSNNPLQISQNVLALARLGVVGINIEDSDKDTNALRSIEQQCTIISEIKKVLNENGFGRLFINARTDTYFLSESPFQATLERAKAYQDAGADGLFVPGLTNIEQITSLANTIDIPLNVMAMNNFNSAKAAFAGGAKRFSLGNSLYDLVGNTIKTSLTQIEN
- a CDS encoding TonB-dependent siderophore receptor, with protein sequence MRLSAVFIALAAGFSGVAHAQNEVTTSDQNDSKELEKIEVVGRAFSLYRPTESSFATRTNTPLEKIPQSIQILPQELISDQAARQITDLYSNIAGVNAFSYSGVTFRGFRQDEILYDGVKGDPFNGFAVPQLFNIEQVAVLKGPAGAIYGSGNPGGIINYVTKKPKFTSEHSIEVEVGNDDFFSGALESTGTLSESLDNHAYRVGLYRDTEKPFRANTSSDNTIVDLGYTWLINSATELTTQYTYIEQELGGARLRGVPADDNGNFLTDISWNHNEATDFQNVEAHVYQATLKHEFNDVWRTDVTARYFDNKEVQNYHEPRGLVDTDDDGIVDWSHREFRDQVRENEGFSLTANAIAEFIVADMQHQVLFGSDWYEHDFESVYRTATQQSKGGPVPGLDLNNPEYGLTSADDYNLDSITPRLGKTNSTRFGAYLQDQLDITANWSVTAGLRYDRFEDKDLLNQTEFSDSDLTYRIGTSYNINNMFFPYALHGTGFVPQSASNQETAKGGPFSPETSRINELGLRTKLLADTLAVNMAVYDIVRENILQPSLLGDVAGDGVDDLVAVGEVQSKGFELEVVGDITERWVVTASYAYNDTRITKANDSIRNQIPDSDKFANAPQNTLGIWTRYELPRLSSSISAGLDYVDEQLSLGGQHVKPYTVYNMAWQTRVDNWQWQLSVKNVFDKEYASSGFIERTGHFPGEPRRVYLSAKYSF
- the mnmE gene encoding tRNA uridine-5-carboxymethylaminomethyl(34) synthesis GTPase MnmE → MINQDTIAAQATAPGRGGVGIIRVSGSLAKTVAEHIIGRCPKIRYADYVPFKSLSGEQLDQGIAIYFQGPNSFTGEDVLELQGHGGPVVLDMLLKEISQIDGVRLAKPGEFSERAFMNDKLDLTQAEAIADLINATSEQAAKSALQSLQGEFSKHIETLVEKVIHLRMYVEAAIDFPDEEIDFLSDGKVSADLNAIIDQLENVTQQAKQGSIMREGMRVVIAGRPNAGKSSLLNALAGRDAAIVTEIAGTTRDVLREHIHIDGMPLHIIDTAGLRESPDKVEQIGIERAWEEINQADRVLFMLDGTDTSATDPHDIWPEFMAKLPEGMGVTVIRNKADISGENVGMDEHEQYPVIRLSAKNAEGIELVRTHLKACIGFQGATEGGFMARRRHLDALDHAAYHLNTGKEQLEMHIAGEILAEELRLTQQFLNEITGEFTSDDLLGKIFSSFCIGK
- the mioC gene encoding FMN-binding protein MioC, which gives rise to MQSVNIIVGSQMGSAEYVAEQLAEALEQQGIQVQLHEQPVFDDIDQQDTIWLMCTSTYGAGDYPENLLPFVESINQQADLKGLNYSVIGLGDTSYDTYNYAGRNLDELFANKGASRVAERLELNILDEALPEDTALAWLPSWIESVGLS